One Sphaerisporangium krabiense DNA segment encodes these proteins:
- the metE gene encoding 5-methyltetrahydropteroyltriglutamate--homocysteine S-methyltransferase has translation MPAVRTSPFPASTVLGYPRIGPDRELKRALERYWDGHATADELRQEGARVRERTWRRLRSLGLDALPSNTFSYYDQVLDTAVALDAIPDRYRGASPLDTYFAMARGAPDVAPLRMTKWFDTNYHYIVPEIGPDTVFRPVPDKAVAEVREAKALGLDTRPVLIGPVTFLLLAQAPAGAPKGFRPLDRLGDVLDVYGRLLAALAAEGVGWTQLDEPALVADRTGAELDAVRRAYEYLGTLTTRPGLFVASYFGDLGEALPVIARTPVEAVGVDLVRGRTPVQALGEELALKTVVAGVVSGRDVWRAGRERALATLRALRVRVDRVVVSTSCSLLHVPHSLERETGLDPALLRRLAFADEKVAEVVELARLLEAAPRVEPFPAPDVHGDTEAGLPVWETRSPYPVRAAAQAGRLGLPPLPVTTIGSFPQTDELRAARAALARGELPVTGYEDRVRVEIERAVRVQERLGLDVLVHGEPERNDMVQYFAEHLDGFAVTRHGWVQSYGSRCTRPPILHGDVHRPAPITVRWAEYARSLTDRPVKGMLTGPVTIVAWSFLRDDLPLREVMLQVADAVRAEVLDLEAAGVPVIQVDEPALRELMPLRRAAQDAYLAWAVAAYRRATSGAGDRTQIHTHLCYSDADQIIAAVDALDADVTTVESARSHGRVLREPAVRDFGRGLGPGVYDIHSPRVPAAEEVEELLEAVLRVLPAERVWVNPDCGLKTRTYEQVEAALATMVAATGRLRERLARQPSSSSSSV, from the coding sequence ATGCCCGCCGTACGCACCTCTCCGTTCCCCGCCTCGACCGTCCTCGGCTACCCGAGGATCGGGCCGGACCGGGAGCTGAAACGGGCGCTGGAGCGGTACTGGGACGGCCACGCGACCGCCGACGAGCTGCGGCAGGAGGGCGCGCGCGTCCGCGAGCGGACCTGGCGCCGCCTGCGCTCCCTGGGGCTGGACGCGCTCCCGTCCAACACGTTCTCCTACTACGACCAGGTGCTGGACACGGCGGTGGCGCTGGACGCGATCCCGGACCGGTACCGGGGGGCGTCCCCGCTGGACACCTACTTCGCGATGGCCCGCGGCGCCCCCGACGTCGCGCCGCTGCGGATGACCAAGTGGTTCGACACCAACTACCACTACATCGTCCCGGAGATCGGCCCGGACACCGTCTTCCGCCCCGTGCCGGACAAGGCGGTGGCGGAGGTGCGTGAGGCGAAGGCGCTGGGCCTGGACACACGGCCGGTGCTGATCGGGCCGGTGACGTTCCTGCTGCTGGCCCAGGCGCCGGCGGGCGCCCCGAAGGGGTTCCGTCCCCTGGACCGGCTGGGCGACGTGCTCGACGTCTACGGGCGCCTGCTCGCGGCGCTCGCCGCCGAGGGCGTGGGCTGGACGCAGCTCGACGAGCCCGCCCTCGTCGCCGACCGCACCGGCGCGGAGCTGGACGCGGTCCGGCGGGCGTACGAGTACCTGGGCACCCTGACCACGCGCCCGGGGCTGTTCGTCGCCTCCTACTTCGGCGACCTCGGCGAGGCTCTGCCGGTGATCGCGCGCACGCCGGTCGAGGCCGTCGGCGTGGACCTCGTGCGCGGCCGCACGCCCGTCCAGGCGCTCGGCGAGGAGCTGGCGCTCAAGACCGTGGTGGCGGGCGTGGTGTCCGGGCGCGACGTCTGGCGCGCCGGCCGCGAACGGGCGCTGGCCACGCTGCGCGCCCTCCGCGTCCGCGTGGACCGGGTCGTGGTGAGCACCTCCTGCTCGCTGCTGCACGTCCCGCACAGCCTGGAACGCGAGACCGGCCTGGACCCGGCGCTGCTGCGGCGGCTGGCGTTCGCCGACGAGAAGGTCGCCGAGGTGGTCGAGCTGGCCCGCCTGCTGGAGGCCGCCCCCCGCGTCGAGCCGTTCCCCGCGCCGGACGTCCACGGCGACACCGAGGCCGGCCTCCCCGTCTGGGAGACCCGCTCGCCGTACCCGGTGCGGGCCGCCGCGCAGGCCGGGCGCCTGGGGCTGCCCCCGCTGCCGGTGACCACGATCGGCTCCTTCCCGCAGACGGATGAGCTGCGCGCGGCCCGCGCGGCGCTCGCCCGGGGCGAGCTGCCGGTGACCGGCTACGAGGACCGGGTCCGCGTGGAGATCGAGCGCGCCGTGCGCGTGCAGGAGCGGCTCGGCCTGGACGTCCTGGTGCACGGCGAGCCCGAGCGCAACGACATGGTGCAGTACTTCGCCGAGCACCTCGACGGCTTCGCGGTGACCCGCCACGGCTGGGTGCAGTCGTACGGCTCGCGGTGCACGCGCCCGCCGATCCTGCACGGGGACGTCCACCGGCCCGCGCCGATCACGGTCCGCTGGGCGGAGTACGCGCGGTCGCTGACGGACCGGCCGGTCAAGGGCATGCTGACCGGCCCGGTGACGATCGTGGCCTGGTCGTTCCTCCGCGACGACCTGCCGCTGCGCGAGGTGATGCTCCAGGTCGCGGACGCGGTGCGCGCCGAGGTCCTCGACCTGGAGGCCGCGGGCGTGCCGGTGATCCAGGTGGACGAGCCGGCGCTGCGCGAGCTGATGCCGCTGCGCCGGGCCGCGCAGGACGCCTACCTGGCGTGGGCGGTGGCCGCGTACCGGCGGGCGACCTCGGGCGCGGGGGACCGGACGCAGATCCACACGCACCTCTGCTACTCCGACGCCGACCAGATCATCGCCGCCGTCGACGCCCTGGACGCGGACGTCACGACCGTCGAGTCGGCCCGGTCGCACGGCCGCGTCCTGCGGGAGCCCGCGGTGCGCGACTTCGGCCGGGGGCTCGGGCCGGGGGTGTACGACATCCATTCGCCGCGCGTGCCGGCGGCAGAGGAGGTGGAGGAGCTGCTGGAGGCGGTGCTGCGCGTCCTGCCCGCCGAGCGGGTGTGGGTCAACCCCGACTGCGGCCTGAAGACGCGCACCTACGAGCAGGTGGAGGCGGCGCTGGCCACCATGGTGGCCGCGACGGGCCGCCTGCGCGAGAGGCTCGCGCGTCAGCCCTCGTCTTCGTCGTCGTCGGTGTAG
- a CDS encoding LysR family transcriptional regulator — MDARPRPCGGSYWSMDHGPHPRDLRCFVSVARNGGFSRAAAELGMSQPAVSQAISRLERGLGVRLFGRTSREVRLSPAGETLLPHAEAVLDTLAALTTEAARLTVPERPAIRLAYAPLVGVLAARVARRLARRTPPIAVELTPLGRRAATAALERGEVSAAILGSPFPLRMTAGTRFHVTVGHLAVPAGDPLAARGPLRPAHLARHKILMPRDRPPGGMWERLAARLRGPHQHHVVADEIDDFAAALDLVAAGAGLLPVPHLLISAIRRPDITFVPFDADDLRLTFGLVWPPAHTSPELMALVRSTQEALWTR; from the coding sequence ATGGATGCCCGTCCCCGGCCGTGCGGAGGCTCATACTGGAGCATGGATCACGGCCCGCACCCGCGCGACCTCCGCTGCTTTGTGAGCGTGGCGCGCAACGGCGGCTTCTCGCGGGCCGCCGCCGAGCTCGGCATGTCCCAGCCCGCCGTCAGCCAGGCGATATCCCGTCTGGAACGCGGACTCGGCGTACGCCTGTTCGGCCGTACCAGCCGCGAGGTACGGCTCTCCCCCGCGGGCGAGACGCTGCTGCCGCACGCCGAGGCCGTCCTGGACACCCTGGCCGCGCTCACCACCGAGGCGGCGCGGCTCACCGTCCCCGAGCGCCCGGCTATTCGTCTGGCTTATGCGCCATTGGTCGGAGTGCTGGCGGCGCGCGTGGCGCGGCGGCTCGCCCGGCGCACGCCGCCGATCGCCGTCGAACTCACCCCGCTCGGGCGGCGCGCGGCCACGGCGGCCCTGGAGCGGGGCGAGGTGTCGGCGGCGATCCTCGGCTCGCCGTTCCCGCTGCGCATGACGGCGGGCACCCGGTTCCACGTCACCGTCGGCCACCTGGCCGTGCCCGCGGGCGACCCGCTCGCGGCACGCGGGCCGCTGCGCCCCGCCCACCTGGCCCGCCACAAGATCCTGATGCCGCGCGACCGGCCGCCCGGCGGCATGTGGGAACGGCTCGCCGCCCGGCTGCGCGGCCCGCACCAGCACCACGTGGTGGCCGACGAGATCGACGACTTCGCCGCCGCCCTGGACCTCGTCGCCGCGGGCGCCGGCCTTCTGCCGGTCCCCCACCTGCTCATCTCCGCGATCCGCAGGCCCGACATCACCTTCGTCCCCTTCGACGCCGACGACCTCCGCCTGACGTTCGGCCTGGTCTGGCCCCCCGCCCACACCTCCCCCGAACTGATGGCCCTGGTCCGCTCCACCCAGGAAGCCCTGTGGACCCGCTGA
- a CDS encoding ABC-F family ATP-binding cassette domain-containing protein, which translates to MGHVEVGRLTYVLPDGRPLLNEVSFRVGEGLKAALVGPNGAGKTTLMRLIAGDARPVEGSVASSGGLGVMRQFIGSIRDGRTVHDLLLSVAPARVQEAARALEACELAMMEREDEKTQMRYAQAITDYTDAGGYDIEVLWDTCAMAALGAPYDRVKYREVDTLSGGEQKRLVLEALLRGPDQTLLLDEPDNYLDVPGKLWLEQALRETQKTVLLVSHDRQLLANVADRIVTVEGGNVWIHGGGFATYAEARRDRNARLEELRRRWDEEHAKIKRLVVMLKQKAMYNDGMAPAYHAAQTRLRRFEEAGPPELAPKDQSITMRLRGGRTGKRAVICEHLELTGLMKPFDLEVWYGERVAVLGSNGSGKSHFLRLIAGEQVRHTGVARLGARVVPGHFAQTHARPELRGRTPCEIVMTEHARLKNEAMKALARYELAGAVAEQRFETLSGGQQARLQILLLELSGATLLLLDEPTDNLDLASAEALQDGLNGFDGTVLAVTHDRWFAADFDRYLVFGADGRVYESPEPVWDETRVARER; encoded by the coding sequence GTGGGTCATGTCGAGGTGGGTCGCCTGACCTACGTGTTGCCCGATGGGCGTCCGCTGCTCAACGAGGTGTCCTTCCGCGTCGGCGAGGGCCTGAAGGCGGCGCTGGTCGGCCCGAACGGGGCGGGCAAGACCACGCTGATGCGGCTGATCGCCGGCGACGCGCGGCCGGTGGAGGGCAGCGTCGCGTCCTCGGGCGGGCTCGGCGTGATGCGCCAGTTCATCGGCAGCATCCGGGACGGCCGCACCGTCCACGACCTGCTGCTGTCGGTGGCGCCCGCCCGCGTCCAGGAGGCGGCGCGCGCGCTGGAGGCGTGCGAGCTGGCGATGATGGAGCGCGAGGACGAGAAGACCCAGATGCGCTACGCCCAGGCCATCACCGACTACACCGACGCCGGCGGCTACGACATCGAGGTGCTCTGGGACACCTGCGCGATGGCCGCGCTCGGCGCCCCGTACGACCGGGTCAAGTACCGCGAGGTGGACACGTTGTCCGGCGGCGAGCAGAAGCGCCTGGTGCTGGAGGCCCTGCTGCGCGGCCCGGACCAGACGCTGCTGCTGGACGAGCCGGACAACTACCTCGACGTCCCCGGCAAGCTCTGGCTGGAACAGGCGCTCAGGGAGACGCAGAAGACCGTCCTGCTCGTCTCGCACGACCGCCAGCTCCTGGCCAACGTCGCCGACCGCATCGTCACGGTCGAGGGCGGCAACGTGTGGATCCACGGCGGCGGGTTCGCCACCTACGCCGAGGCCCGCAGAGATCGCAACGCCCGGCTGGAGGAGCTGCGCCGCCGCTGGGACGAGGAGCACGCCAAGATCAAGCGGCTGGTCGTGATGCTGAAACAGAAGGCCATGTACAACGACGGCATGGCCCCGGCCTACCACGCGGCCCAGACCCGCCTGCGGCGCTTCGAGGAGGCCGGCCCGCCCGAGCTGGCGCCGAAGGACCAGTCGATCACGATGCGCCTGCGCGGCGGGCGCACGGGCAAGCGCGCGGTGATCTGCGAGCACCTGGAGCTCACCGGCCTGATGAAGCCGTTCGACCTGGAGGTCTGGTACGGCGAGCGGGTGGCCGTGCTCGGCTCGAACGGTTCGGGCAAGTCGCACTTCCTGCGGCTCATCGCGGGCGAGCAGGTCCGGCACACGGGCGTGGCCCGGCTCGGCGCGCGGGTCGTCCCCGGCCACTTCGCGCAGACCCACGCCCGCCCCGAGCTGCGGGGCAGGACTCCCTGCGAGATCGTCATGACCGAGCACGCCAGGCTCAAGAACGAGGCGATGAAGGCCCTGGCGCGCTACGAGCTGGCGGGCGCCGTCGCCGAGCAGCGGTTCGAGACGTTGTCCGGCGGCCAGCAGGCCCGGCTGCAGATCCTGCTGCTCGAGCTCTCGGGCGCGACGCTCCTGCTGCTCGACGAGCCGACCGACAACCTCGACCTCGCCAGCGCCGAGGCTCTGCAGGACGGCCTGAACGGGTTCGACGGCACGGTGCTCGCGGTCACGCACGACCGCTGGTTCGCCGCGGACTTCGACCGTTATCTGGTGTTCGGCGCGGACGGCCGCGTCTACGAATCGCCGGAACCGGTGTGGGACGAGACCCGGGTGGCGCGCGAGCGCTGA
- a CDS encoding TetR/AcrR family transcriptional regulator: MTPEAPDGPGGPPGVAAERPLRADARRNRARVLRAADAVFAAKGAGASTEEVAREAGVGIGTVFRHFPTKEALLTAVLVDRLRRLADEAEALADAEDPGGAFFGFFARVVEQGRTKTTFIDLLRQAGADVRAETAAYGARVTAAVAGLLVRAQRAGAVREDAGVAEVLALMAGSARAAEHAAFDDEVRARALAIVFDGLRPAR, encoded by the coding sequence ATGACCCCGGAAGCGCCAGACGGGCCCGGCGGCCCGCCCGGGGTCGCGGCCGAGCGTCCCCTGCGGGCGGACGCCCGGCGCAACCGGGCCCGCGTGCTGCGGGCGGCGGACGCCGTGTTCGCCGCCAAGGGCGCCGGCGCCTCCACCGAGGAGGTCGCCCGCGAGGCGGGAGTGGGCATCGGCACGGTCTTCCGCCACTTCCCCACCAAGGAGGCCCTGCTGACGGCCGTCCTCGTCGACCGGCTGCGCAGGCTGGCCGACGAGGCCGAGGCCCTGGCGGACGCGGAGGACCCGGGCGGCGCGTTCTTCGGCTTCTTCGCGCGCGTGGTGGAGCAGGGCCGCACGAAGACCACCTTCATCGACCTGCTGCGGCAGGCCGGTGCGGACGTCAGGGCCGAGACCGCGGCGTACGGCGCCCGCGTCACCGCCGCGGTGGCCGGTCTGCTCGTCCGCGCGCAGCGTGCGGGGGCCGTGCGCGAGGACGCCGGGGTGGCCGAGGTGCTGGCCCTGATGGCCGGGTCCGCGCGCGCCGCCGAGCACGCCGCGTTCGACGACGAGGTGCGGGCCCGGGCCCTGGCCATCGTCTTCGACGGCCTGCGCCCGGCGCGCTGA
- a CDS encoding NAD(P)-dependent oxidoreductase yields MSEISRAPETTDQGEPRGVGGQAGSGEAGEQDGGREARGRHGSSAPDAAGSGEAGVRRSVVVFGAGGRAGRRAVAEAVARGHRVTAVVRDPDRYRAAHGEPDAGVSLVAGNVTDAGSVAAVAAGHDAAVNAAARMDVPAPEFFGAAARALLTGLERAGVPRLVMVGIGTTLETAPGVRVMDAPGFPEEARNFSEGHAAELAIFEAEGGGVDWVMIVPPPTLLDDEAPRTGRYRTGGDQVLPTTEDTGTLSYADLAVALIDEADNPKHHHRQIAVAP; encoded by the coding sequence ATGAGCGAAATCAGCAGAGCACCCGAGACCACGGACCAGGGCGAACCTCGCGGGGTCGGGGGCCAGGCGGGATCCGGCGAGGCGGGGGAGCAGGACGGAGGCCGCGAAGCCAGGGGACGGCACGGAAGTAGCGCTCCCGACGCGGCGGGGTCGGGTGAGGCGGGTGTGCGGCGGAGTGTGGTGGTGTTCGGGGCCGGAGGGCGGGCGGGCCGGCGTGCGGTCGCGGAGGCCGTCGCACGCGGGCATCGCGTCACCGCCGTCGTCCGTGACCCGGACCGCTACCGTGCGGCACACGGTGAGCCGGACGCGGGCGTGTCGCTGGTGGCGGGCAACGTGACGGACGCCGGGAGCGTGGCGGCGGTCGCGGCCGGGCACGACGCCGCCGTCAACGCCGCGGCCCGCATGGACGTGCCCGCGCCGGAGTTCTTCGGCGCCGCCGCGCGCGCCCTGCTGACCGGCCTGGAACGGGCGGGGGTGCCGCGGCTGGTCATGGTCGGCATCGGCACGACGCTGGAGACCGCGCCCGGCGTCCGCGTGATGGACGCGCCCGGCTTTCCCGAGGAGGCGCGGAACTTCTCCGAGGGGCACGCGGCCGAGCTGGCGATCTTCGAGGCGGAGGGAGGCGGGGTCGACTGGGTCATGATCGTGCCACCACCGACCCTGCTGGACGACGAGGCTCCCCGGACCGGCCGTTACCGAACCGGCGGCGACCAGGTGCTGCCCACGACCGAGGACACGGGCACGTTGTCCTACGCCGACCTCGCGGTGGCCCTGATCGACGAGGCCGACAACCCGAAGCACCACCACCGCCAGATCGCCGTGGCCCCGTAG
- a CDS encoding MBL fold metallo-hydrolase gives MKLAPHLHRLGNDVVACYLIDTDEGITLIDAGLPGHWRDLQVELRSLGKSVDDIRGLVLTHGDSDHIGFAERLRSEHGVPVFVHAADAVRTRTGEKPKTAVGPMRLGPTLGFFGYSIRKNGLRTRYVAEVTEIGDGDVLDLPGKPVIVGMPGHSPGSVAVHVPVADAVFVGDALTTRHVLTGRSGPQPAPFTDDPATALSSLDRLAGLSASWVLPGHGAPWRTSPAEVSEAVRKG, from the coding sequence ATGAAGCTCGCACCCCACCTGCACCGCCTCGGTAACGATGTCGTGGCGTGCTACCTCATCGACACCGACGAGGGCATCACCCTGATCGACGCGGGGCTGCCCGGCCACTGGCGGGATCTGCAGGTCGAACTGCGGTCTTTGGGCAAATCCGTCGACGACATCCGCGGACTTGTGCTGACCCATGGCGACTCCGATCACATCGGCTTCGCCGAACGCCTGCGAAGCGAACACGGCGTTCCGGTGTTCGTGCATGCCGCCGACGCGGTCCGCACCCGCACAGGGGAGAAGCCCAAGACCGCGGTGGGCCCCATGCGTCTCGGCCCGACGCTCGGGTTCTTCGGTTACTCCATCCGCAAGAACGGCCTGCGCACCCGCTACGTCGCCGAAGTCACCGAGATCGGCGACGGCGACGTGCTGGACCTGCCGGGGAAGCCGGTGATCGTGGGCATGCCAGGGCACTCACCGGGCAGCGTGGCGGTGCACGTCCCCGTCGCCGACGCGGTCTTCGTCGGTGACGCCCTGACCACGCGGCACGTCCTCACGGGACGTTCGGGCCCGCAGCCCGCGCCCTTCACCGACGACCCGGCGACAGCCCTGTCCTCCCTGGACCGGCTCGCCGGCCTGTCGGCGTCCTGGGTGCTTCCGGGCCACGGCGCCCCCTGGCGCACCTCGCCGGCCGAGGTGAGCGAGGCGGTCAGAAAGGGCTAG
- a CDS encoding winged helix-turn-helix transcriptional regulator has translation MPEPLDAEMFAGCAPFTPLMVGGKWTAKIIHCLKDGPRRFSELRVPLRGITPKVLAESLRSMERDGMITRTAFDEIPPRVEYELTPLGRSLLVPMAAGCAWNREHLSELLHARESYDTRALS, from the coding sequence GTGCCGGAGCCTCTTGACGCTGAGATGTTCGCCGGATGCGCCCCGTTCACCCCGCTCATGGTCGGCGGCAAGTGGACCGCGAAGATCATTCACTGCCTGAAGGACGGCCCCCGGCGATTCTCCGAGCTGCGCGTTCCGCTGCGCGGCATCACGCCGAAGGTCCTGGCCGAGTCCCTGCGCTCCATGGAGCGCGACGGCATGATCACCCGCACGGCGTTCGACGAGATCCCGCCGCGTGTGGAGTACGAGCTGACGCCCCTCGGCCGGTCCCTCCTGGTGCCCATGGCGGCAGGATGCGCCTGGAATCGCGAGCACCTGTCCGAGCTGCTCCACGCCCGGGAGTCCTACGACACCCGAGCCCTTTCCTGA
- a CDS encoding terpene synthase family protein translates to MQAFTLPNFYLAYPARLNPHLERSRAHSEAWAERMGMLDEPKPSGDVIWDAPALARMDYALMCAYTHPDCDGPTLDLITDWYVWVFYFDDHFLEMYKHPRDLAGGKAHLDRLELFMTLDGEVSPEPGNAVEAGLKDLWGRTVPAMSPAWRRRFIAGTHNLMVESMWELDNINRGRIANPIEYVQMRRRVGGAPWSANLVEFAAHAEIPGAIAATRPMRVLSDTFSDAVHLRNDLFSYQREVREEGENSNAVLVFERFFGCATQEAAEMVNDLLTSRLEQFETTALTEVPALLADHAIPPHEQAAVAAYVKGLQDWQAGGHEWHARSSRYMNEGAVSGPGGLPPGPTGLGTTAALLTRSPLAPGLRRRARQHSHVPFVPVGHLPPPDLLMPFALRTSPHLEAARAHGIAWAREVGLFDSLPGVEAGGVWDERWCRVSDLAHCAAMIHADATPGGLDLSTDWLTWGTYADDYYPLVFGRSRDLPAAKLCTERLSSFMPLDAGATPEPANPLERGLADLWRRTAVLMSPDARRHLRGAVDEMTASWLWELANQAEHRIPDPIDYVEMRRRTFGSELTKSLARFGEGDAVPSEIYGTRVMHELETAAEDYACFTNDLFSYQKEVQFEGEFFNLVVVVENFLGVDRYTARDIVADLMAARVRQFEHIVANDLPVLLDEFGLDERARGAVYGYAGKLQDWMSGILEWHRECARYTEAELARRHLPAIRPDFTLHPTGLGTATSRTPVGAPLPAPAATTASAPVASPVAAPSTGLEAAAYRGAAYPAADMRAAPAWTGMAADLTRDPRPSA, encoded by the coding sequence ATGCAGGCTTTCACGCTGCCGAACTTCTACTTGGCCTATCCGGCGCGGCTCAACCCGCACCTGGAGCGCTCACGGGCGCACAGCGAGGCGTGGGCCGAACGCATGGGCATGCTCGACGAGCCGAAACCGTCCGGCGACGTCATCTGGGACGCCCCGGCCCTCGCCCGCATGGACTACGCGCTGATGTGCGCCTACACCCACCCCGACTGCGACGGCCCCACCCTCGACCTCATCACCGACTGGTACGTCTGGGTGTTCTACTTCGACGACCACTTCCTCGAAATGTACAAACATCCCCGCGACCTCGCGGGAGGCAAGGCGCACCTCGACCGCCTCGAACTGTTCATGACCCTGGACGGCGAGGTCTCGCCCGAGCCGGGGAACGCCGTCGAGGCCGGGCTGAAAGACCTGTGGGGGCGCACGGTGCCCGCCATGTCGCCCGCGTGGCGCCGGCGCTTCATCGCCGGCACCCACAACCTCATGGTCGAGTCGATGTGGGAGCTCGACAACATCAACCGAGGCCGCATCGCCAACCCCATCGAGTACGTCCAGATGCGGCGCAGGGTCGGCGGGGCTCCCTGGTCGGCCAACCTCGTCGAGTTCGCCGCGCACGCCGAGATCCCCGGCGCCATCGCCGCGACCCGGCCGATGCGCGTGCTCTCCGACACCTTCTCCGACGCCGTCCACCTGCGCAACGACCTGTTCTCCTACCAGCGCGAGGTCCGCGAGGAAGGCGAGAACTCCAACGCCGTCCTGGTCTTCGAGCGGTTCTTCGGCTGCGCGACGCAGGAGGCGGCCGAGATGGTCAACGACCTGTTGACGTCCCGCCTGGAGCAGTTCGAGACCACCGCGCTCACCGAGGTCCCCGCGCTGCTCGCCGACCACGCCATCCCCCCGCACGAGCAGGCCGCCGTGGCCGCGTACGTCAAGGGCCTCCAGGACTGGCAGGCCGGCGGCCACGAGTGGCACGCCCGGTCCAGCCGGTACATGAACGAGGGCGCCGTCTCGGGTCCCGGCGGCCTCCCGCCCGGCCCCACCGGCCTCGGCACCACCGCCGCGCTCCTCACGCGCTCGCCGCTCGCGCCGGGGCTGCGCCGCCGGGCGCGTCAGCATTCTCACGTCCCCTTCGTCCCCGTGGGCCACCTTCCCCCGCCCGATCTCCTGATGCCCTTCGCGCTGCGCACCAGCCCCCACCTGGAGGCCGCGCGCGCCCACGGCATCGCGTGGGCGCGCGAGGTCGGCCTCTTCGACTCGCTGCCCGGGGTCGAGGCGGGCGGGGTGTGGGACGAGCGGTGGTGCCGGGTCAGCGACCTCGCGCACTGCGCCGCCATGATCCACGCCGACGCCACACCCGGCGGGCTCGACCTCTCCACCGACTGGCTCACCTGGGGAACCTACGCGGACGACTACTACCCGCTCGTCTTCGGCAGGTCCCGCGACCTGCCGGCGGCCAAGCTGTGCACGGAGCGGCTGTCGTCCTTCATGCCGCTCGACGCCGGAGCCACCCCGGAGCCGGCCAACCCGCTCGAGCGCGGCCTTGCCGACCTCTGGCGGCGCACCGCCGTCCTCATGTCGCCCGACGCCCGGCGCCACCTTCGCGGGGCCGTGGACGAGATGACGGCGAGCTGGCTGTGGGAGCTGGCGAACCAGGCCGAGCACCGCATTCCCGACCCGATCGACTATGTCGAGATGCGGCGCAGGACCTTCGGGTCCGAGCTGACCAAGAGCCTCGCCCGGTTCGGCGAGGGCGACGCCGTACCGTCCGAGATCTACGGCACCCGCGTCATGCACGAGCTGGAGACCGCCGCGGAGGACTACGCCTGCTTCACCAACGACCTCTTCTCGTACCAGAAGGAGGTCCAGTTCGAGGGCGAGTTCTTCAACCTGGTCGTGGTCGTCGAGAACTTCCTCGGCGTCGACCGCTACACCGCGCGCGACATCGTGGCCGATCTCATGGCGGCCCGGGTGCGGCAGTTCGAGCACATCGTCGCCAACGACCTGCCGGTGCTGCTCGATGAGTTCGGCCTGGACGAGCGCGCCCGCGGCGCGGTGTACGGCTACGCCGGCAAACTCCAGGACTGGATGTCCGGCATCCTCGAATGGCACCGCGAGTGCGCCCGCTACACCGAGGCCGAACTGGCACGCCGCCACCTCCCGGCGATCCGCCCCGACTTCACCCTCCACCCCACCGGCCTGGGCACCGCAACCTCCCGCACGCCCGTCGGCGCGCCGCTCCCCGCGCCCGCGGCCACCACGGCTTCCGCGCCGGTCGCCTCACCGGTCGCCGCGCCGAGCACGGGTCTGGAAGCCGCCGCGTATCGGGGAGCCGCGTACCCAGCCGCCGATATGAGGGCCGCCCCCGCGTGGACGGGTATGGCCGCCGACCTGACCCGCGATCCCCGGCCTTCTGCCTGA